TTGAGATCATTATCGAGGCCGATGCGCCAGACGAGCTGATCGAAGCGGTGCGTGACCGCTTGAGGCCAGCAACGGCCGCCGCGAGTCTCGGCATAGATGTCGCCGAACCTGGCCGCACACGGGTCTTTGACCCCGCTTGTGACGTGGTCATTGGAGTCGCGGGCAGCGGATCAGTGGGACTCAATGAGGTGATGGCCGCCGCACGCGAGCGGAGCGTGCCTGCCGTCGTGATCGGAGTTGCTCACGATCGCCACGTGGTCGCTTTGAACGCAGGTCATCCGTATGCCGACACCGTCGCTTCACCGGTAGCCTCTCACGCTGTCGATGTCGAGCTTGCCGGGTGGCTCGTCGAGCGCCTCGATGGAAAGCGGCTCGCGCTCGCTCACAACTTCCCGTTCGTGCGTGCCGTGGTCGCTGAGGAAGCGGTGAAGGCTACTGCTGCTCAAAACGCGCTCATTGGCGCGGTCGCGTTCGTGCCCGGTGCCGATATGCCGCTGATGACGCTCAACCAGGCAAAGATGCTCCTTCAGATCGCCGCCGCGTACGGTCAGTCTCTCGGCACCGAGAGGGCAAAGGAGCTTCTCGCCCTCGTGGGCGGAGCGTTTGCGCTCAGAACGGTGGCTCGGCAGATACTTGGGTTCGTACCGGGATTTGGATGGGCCATCAAGGCTGGTTTCGGGTACGTGGGCACTGTGGCGATGGGCAGGGCGGCAATCACGTATTTTGAGCACGGGGGCGACTTGACTGGCGTGGCTCGAACAGCGGTTGCGGCGCGTGACGCGGCTGTCAAGCGCCTCAAGCGAGCGGACGCTGGTGCGTGAGTCCGGCGTGGCGCTCAGGCGGCGTGTGGAGCGTGTCCTTTCACGAGTCGAGCGTCCGGCACGCTATATAGACAGCGAATGGGGGAGTGTCAGGGACCGCGACGCCACGCACCGTACGGTTCTCGCGTATCCCGACACCTACGAGATTGGTCAATCCAACCAGGCGCTCGCCATCTTGTACGCGCGTATAAACGCTAAGACGGGTTTCTCGGCAGAGCGGACGTACGTGCCGTGGGTGGACATGTCGAGCGAGATGCGCGGGGAGAAGATTCCGCTGTTCTCGCTCGAGTCCGTTACGCCGGTGGCCGAGTTCGACATCGTGGGCATCACCCTCCCTTACGAGCTTACGTACACCAACATTCTTGAGCTGCTCGATCTGGCGGGCATCCCGCTGCGCGCGTCTGATCGCACGGATAGACATCCGCTCGTTGTAGGCGGCGGTCCGTGCGCCTACAACCCCGAACCGCTCGCCCCGTTCTTCGACGCGATCGTGATCGGGGAGGGCGAGGATGTTGTGCTCGATGTTGTCAGGAGCCATCGCGATGCGCGCGACGCGGGTCTGAGCCGTCAAGACACGCTGGCAAGCCTCGCCAGGATTCCGGGCGTCTACGTGCCGTCACTGTACGAGGTTGATGGCGAAGGCGGCCTGCGAGCGGCGGATCCGGCACCGTCCGTGGTGGTCAAGCGGGTCGTGTCCGATCTCGGTGCTCACTCCCCGCCGGTCTGCGGGATCGTTCCTTTCATGGATGTCGTCCACGACAGGGTTGGCGTTGAGGTGTTCCGTGGATGCACGCGAGGGTGTCGCTTTTGCCAGGCGGGGATGGTGTACCGTCCGGTACGTGAGCGCCGCGCTGACGATATCGTGCGCGACGTCATGGCTGGCCTCGCGCACACCGGTTACGACGAGGTCTCGCTCACCTCGCTGTCCACCACCGATCATAGTCAGATAGAAGAGGTGGTTCGCCGGTTGACGAACAGACTGGACGGCACGGGCGTGAGCGTTTCGCTTCCGAGCCTGCGCGTCGACGCGTTTAGCGTCGAGATGGCTCGACTGGTGAGCGCCGGGCGCACGTCGGGACTCACGCTCGCGCCGGAGGCCGGAACCCAGCGGATGCGTGATGTCATCAACAAGAACGTCACGGAAGATGAGCTCATCACCACCATCACCCATGCGTTCAAGTCCGGGTGGCGTCGGGTGAAGTTGTACTTCATGATCGGGTTGCCTACCGAGACCGACGCTGACATCGAGGAAATCGGCCACCTCGTCTCCCGGGTGCTGGCTTGCGCTCGTGCCGAGGTAAAGCCAGATGAGCGCGGATCGGTGAGGATCGCCGTATCTGTCTCCACCCTCGTTCCCAAGGCGCATACCCCATTCCAGTGGCTCGGCCAGGTTTCACTCGATGAGGTGCGGAGGCGTCAGCAGGTCTTGCGCTCGACGATGCCGCGCAAGGGTGTCGATCTGGCGTGGCACGACGCGGAGGTCTCGTTCCTTGAGGGAGTGATGGCGCGCGGCGGGCGCGAACTTGCCGACGCGATCGAGGCGGCGTGGCGCGCGGGTGCGCGCTTCGACGCGTGGACCGAGCGGTTCGACCTGCGCGTGTGGCTCGATGCGTTTTCCTCGGCTGGGGTCGATCCGGAGGCGGTGGCTGGCCGGTCGTACGGCGCCCATGACGCGCTGCCCTGGGACCACATCTCGTGTGGCGTGTCGCGCACCTACCTGTGGCGCGAGCTTGAACGTGCGCAACGCGGGGCATCAACCGAGGATTGCACGTTTTCTGTGTGCACTGGATGTGACGTTTGCACCGGCCTCGGTGTTGACACTGTGTTAGGTGGTGACCGCCGTGGCACCGGGTGAGTTCCGGCTCCGGGTTCGCTACCAGAAGATTGGCCCCGTGCGCTTTCTTTCCCACCTCGAGGTCATGCGGGCGATCGAGCGTTCGGCACGCCGGTCTGGATTGCCGTATGCTGTCACAAAAGGGTTCTCGCCGCACATGAAGCTTGCCTTTGGTCCCGCGTTGCCGGTCGGGACCGCTGGACTCGCCGAGCACTACGATGTGTGGCTGACAACATACGTGCCCGCGGGTGAGGTCCTCCGGCGTCTGCGGAGTTCGACGCCGCCGGACTTGGCAGCCTCTGGGGTGGCGTACGTCGGGCCCAAGGAGCCGTCGCTGAGTGCGGCGGTTACGCTCGCGGAGTATGAGGTGGCAATCGAAGGTGAGGGGGTGAGCGCGGAGAAGGTGGGAGAGGCGCTCGACGCTGTGACCGGCGATAGGTGGCTTGAGGTTGAGCACAAGAGCAAGACCAAGGTTTTCGATCTTACGCGCACACTCCCGAACGAGGTGAGCGTGAGGCCGAGTGGGTCTGGGATCGTTGTCTTTCTAACGACACGCATGGGCCAGGAAGGCTCGCTCAGACCCGAGGTGCTCTGCCAGACGGCCCTATCCCGAGCGCGGTGCGACGGCGCTGTCGTATCAGTGACGCGGACCGGCACGTTCATCGAGGGCGAGGACGGTCCGCGGCGTCCCCTCTGATGGGAGACAGCCATGGCGGCACTTAGGCGCGAGATGCTTATCTCGCATGATTCGCACGAGACTCGGGTCGCGCTGCTCGAGAACCGGGCACTCGTTGAGCTCTATGTAGAGCGCCCCCGTCGCTCGGTTGTCGGGAACGTCTACCTCGGCAAGATCAAGGATGTCCTGCCGGGCATGCAGGCGGCCTTTGTGGACATAGGACTCGAGAAGAACGCGTTCCTCTACGTAGACGAGGTCGTCGCGTTTGAGGGCGTGGAGGCGGGTGGCCGCCGCTCGATTGCCGACATTCTCGCTCCTGGTGAGGATGTAATGGTGCAGGTGCTCAAGGATCCGATGGGGACCAAGGGCGCGCGTGTGACCACCGATATCACGCTTCCCGGCCGCTTCACGGTGCTCATGCCGTACTCATCGTCCGTGGGCGTGTCGCGCCGACTTCCGGAAGCGGAGCGCGACAGGCTCCACGCGGTGGTGATACCGCTTGTACCCGACGGGATGGGCGCGATCGTTCGCACTGTCGCCGAGGGCGTCTCGGATAAGGAGGTCGCGGGCGACCTGGAGTTTCTTCTGCGTTTGTGGAAGCGCGTGAAACACCAGGCCGAGGAGGGACTGGCTCCCGAGGTCGTCTATACCGAGATGGACCTAGCGCTCAGGATCGTGCGCGACGTGTTCTCCGCGGGCTTCGAGCGTCTCATCGTCGACGACAAGGCGCTACACGCCAAGCTCGTATCCTTTATTAAGAAATCATCCCCCGAACTTGTTCGTGCTGTGATGCTGCACCGGGAGCGCACGCCGCTTTTCGAGGCGCATGGAGTGCTTGAGACGGTCGACTCGGCGTTACGGCGCACGGTTGAGTTGCCATCGGGAGGCTCGATCGCGATCGACCGGACGGAGGCGCTCACGGCGATTGACGTCAACAGCGGCCGGTTCGTGGGCCGAAAGAGTCTCGAGGACACGGCGTACCGGACGAATCTTGAGGCTGCCGAGGAGATCGCACGCCAGCTTCGACTCCGGGACATCGGCGGGATCATCGTCATCGACTTCATCGACATGGAAGAGTCTGCGCACCGCAGCGCGGTAGTGGCGCGCCTTTCGGCGGCGCTCGAGCGGGATCGCACCAGAACGCGTGTGGGAGAGATGTCGCGGCTCGGACTCGTAGAGATGACGCGCAAGAACGTCACCGAGGGAGCGTTTGACGTCATCACCGAGGAGTGCCCGTGTTGCGGAGGAGAGGGGAGGGTTCTCTCGGCGGCCACACGGCGGATCGCCGTGGAGCGCACGATGCGTGAGATGCTGGAGGCGGGGCGTGCCTCGGCGTACCTGCTCGGTGTGCACCCGCAGGCGCACGCGCTGCTGGTGACCCCGGGCAACAACATCGCGGCCGCGCTGAAGGAGCAGACATCCAAGACGGTGGTGATAGTGCCTGACGCGGAGTGCGGACCGCTCGAGGTCAGGGTGCTCATCGAAGGCTCGACAGGGCAGGTTCGCCGGGGCATCAAGGACGTCTTCCGAAGCGCGTGAAGCGGGTTGAGTGCAAAGCGCGCACTGTTGTTCGTCACGGGGGTACTCGTGTTCTCTGCGGTAGGCAATGCCTATGGGGGTGCCGCATACTTCATTCTTGGACATCAAGGAAGTCCGGTATTCAGTTCCGAGTTCCAACAACGACGCGAAGTACACAAATATGAAGTACCGCGATTACGACGGTTCATGGCTGAATTGGAGCGTTCGACCATACTGGACGCCCTCTGTCCCTGAAATCTACTACTAATGGTTACTACTCCAACGGGTACGTCCAGTTTGAATCCAAGCCGTACTGAGGAAGGACTGACATGGAAGGAATTCGCAGAAGGCTCGCGCTCTTCCTGGTGCTGACCGTGGCACTCACAGCAGCTGCTGGATGTGCTGGCGGTGCGGAGAAGGCCGTCCGGGACTCCTCTGATCAGTCCCGCGTCGCGCCAACAACCGAGGGAGGGCCGACAACAGAGAGCCCCTACGTTCTTGGCACTGACGCGGATGACACCTACAGGGAGAAGTTGAGCGCAAGCGGGACTATCGTGGCAGACCTGTCAGAAGCCGCCACGTTGCTTGGGTTTGCTCCCCGCGGACTTGAGTCGATTGAGGGAGAAATTGACACCATTGTCGTGGACGACAAACTGACCGCACCGGACGGCTCTGCGATCGGGGACAAACCAACGGACCAGCGTGTTCTTGCAGTGTTTCTTGCCGACGGGACGATTGTCCAGCAAGCCCTGGGCATTGGCTATGCGAGCTCAGATGAAATGGTGGAGTCACAGTTTGAGGAGACAGGAGCGCAAGGATACAAGCATCGAATCTCCCTCGCTACCGTTGAGGCTGTCGCCTGGGACGGAGGCACCCACGCTATTCAGCTTGAAGACGGATCGGCGATGGAACTCGAAGTACCGAGTGCGCTGATTATGTGGTATGCGGAAGGACTCGTGACCTCTGTCGCATCGGAGCACGAGATGAGCTACAAGAAGTTGCTACCTGTGGCGACCGAGATTTCGCAACGCGTCCGCTGATCAGGCTGCTCGGCCAGGCTGGGGGAGGGCCGCTGTCGACCGTCTACGACGGCAGTGAGGAGCGCCCGTGGGTGGTGGTGGGCGAGACGATTCTCGGCGAGTTGATCGTCGTCCCGCTCAACGATGCGCGGAACCCCAAGTGGTGGACGCCGGTGATCGCGCAAATCCACATGCGCTTTCCCGGCAACATCAAAGACGGGCAGGTCGAGCTTGCGCACGCGTGGACCGCGCCGAGGAGGTCGCCTCTGCGGTCGCCGCCCGCCAGCCGCTACGCTACGCGGGCTACACCTACGACGCGCACTCGGCCACCTACTACCCCTCGGCCCGCCACTACGACCCAGCCACGATGCGCTTCCTCACCAACTCCACTCTCTCATCTCAGGTCAGTCCGACTCCCCAGCATGAGTGAATGGCAGTACTTCTCCGTAGCGGGTACCATGAACATGGAGGTTGATCATGGTTATGACGCTCGAGAAGAAGCACGATGTCATCGCCGGACTGTGCCGCAAGTACGGGGTCGTCCGTATGGATGTCTTCGGCTCGGCGATACGCGAAGACTTCCGCGTGGGCGAGAGTGACATTGATCTGCTCGCCGATTTCGGCGATCAAGATCCCTTCGAGCTTATCGACGCTTACTTCGGTCTGCTCGACGATCTCCGTGCGCTTCTCGGCCCCAAGGTCGACCTCGTCATGAGCGACGCTATCAAGAACCGCTACATCCGTGCAGAGATCGAGCGCACGAAGCAAGCACTATATGTGGCGTGAACCTCGCTCGTGGTGCGCAGTGAGCCGCCTCAGGAGTCCGCGTTATTCGTCAACTAGCCCCCGAGTTTGTGATGCTTCCAAGTGCGAAGTGTGCGAAGTGCGCGTTGACGCTGGTAGGGCCCTCTGCTAGAGTATCCCTTCGCGCATGGAAGCGATAAGAGAGGGAAACGATGTACGCTGTGGTATCTACCGGCGGTAAGCAACTCAAGGTCGTGAAGGGTGCCGAGGCCGTCGTCGAGAAGCTTGATGCGGCTGTTGGTGAGACAGTTACCTTCGACGTCTTGTTCGTCGCTGACGGTGACGCAATCGTCGCTGATCGGGACGCGCTCGCATCCGCTCTTGTCACCGCTGAGGTCGTCGAGCACTTCAGAGGCGACAAGCAGATTGTGTTCAAGTTCAAGAAGCGCAAAGGCTACAAGCGCCTCAAAGGTCACCGGCAGGATCAGACGAGAGTCGTGATCACCGATGTCGCGCTCGCGGGTGGCACCAAGGCTGTCCCCAAGCAGCCGGCCAAGGCCGCCCCCAAGAAAGCCGTTGTTGCCGAGACATCCGCAGAGCAGTGTGAAGCCGTGAAGTCGAGCGGTGAGCGATGCGGCAACAAGCCCAAGGATGGTTCTAGGTACTGCGGAGTCCACGCGAAAAAGTACGACGCGTAGCGCAGCACCTCACATATACCGGATCGAGTCATACTTCGGCAGGTGCCGTGGTATGGATGCGCAAAGGCAGGGAGAGAGATGGCTCACAAGAAAGGCCTCGGTTCGACCAAGAACGGTCGCGATTCGAAGGCAAAGCGGCTCGGCGTGAAGCGGTTTGGTGGAGAGAGCGTGAGTGCTGGCTCGATTCTCGTGCGTCAGCGGGGAACCCACTTCCACCCCGGTGACAACGTCGGTCGCGGCGGGGACGACACGCTGTTCGCGATGTCGGACGGTGTGGTCGAGTTTACGAAGGGTCTCAAGCGTCGTGTGCACGTGCGACCGTTCGAGGGATAGCATCCATTACGTCCGCTCGTGCGAGTACGACCGTCAACTACGGACCCTCCGCCAAGAGTCGGGCGGGGGGTTTTCGTTTTTTCGCTCGCGCCACGCGACGCGTGGTGTGTTTCCTCCGACTCGAATGAGGGTGCTCCATGTTCGTTGATGAAGCGACAATACATGTAAAGAGCGGCCCAGGCGGCGGCGGCTGCACATCGTTTCGCCGAGAGGCGCACGTGCCCAAGGGTGGCCCGGACGGCGGCGACGGCGGAAACGGCGGTGACGTCGTTGTTCAGGCCGACGCCACTTCCTCAAGCTTGATCGACTACCACTACCGGCGTCACTACAAGGCACCGCGAGGGATCCACGGGAAGGGCTCGCGTAAGCATGGCGCGACGGGAGAAGATCTCGTGCTTCCCGTGCCGCTCGGCACGATCGTCCGCGACGCGGAGACCGGTGAGCGCCTCGGCGACCTTGTGCACCACGGTCAGCGGGTCGTGGTCGCGCGGGGCGGCAGGGGCGGCAGGGGAAACATCCACTTCGTGACGCCTACTCGGCGGGCACCGGCCTTTTCTGAGCTCGGCGAGCCCGCCGAGGAGCGCACGCTCGCTCTAGAGATGAAGCTCATGGCCGACGCAGCCCTTGTGGGTTTGCCCAATGTGGGCAAGTCCTCGCTCATCGCACGTCTCAGTGCCGCCCGGCCCAAGGTCGCGGACTACCCGTTTACGACCCTCGTGCCCAATCTCGGCGTGGTGCGCGCGGGTGAGCACTCCTTCGTGCTTGCCGACGTACCCGGCCTCATCGAGGGGGCGAGTGAGGGCGCCGGTCTCGGTCACGCGTTCCTGCGTCACATCGAAAGGACGGCGCTCATTATTCACGTGGTCGACCTCACCGGAGGCTGGGAGGGTCGCGACGTGCTTGAAGACGTTGCCGTCATCGACCGTGAGCTCGCCAGTCACGCCGAGGAGCTCGCCGAGCGGCCCCGGGTGCTCGTGGGCAACAAGCTCGATGTTCCCGGTTCCGCCGAGTCCTCAGAGATTTTGGCCGCATACGCCGATGAGTGCGGGATTTCATACTTCGCGGTGTCGGCCGCAACCGGCGCGGGCCTCGAAGCGCTCGCGCTCGCGGTT
This DNA window, taken from Clostridiales bacterium, encodes the following:
- a CDS encoding nucleotidyltransferase domain-containing protein; the protein is MVMTLEKKHDVIAGLCRKYGVVRMDVFGSAIREDFRVGESDIDLLADFGDQDPFELIDAYFGLLDDLRALLGPKVDLVMSDAIKNRYIRAEIERTKQALYVA
- a CDS encoding DUF697 domain-containing protein, with translation MALPVNLRDIVRSTAEIRAQREKPLRIEIIIEADAPDELIEAVRDRLRPATAAASLGIDVAEPGRTRVFDPACDVVIGVAGSGSVGLNEVMAAARERSVPAVVIGVAHDRHVVALNAGHPYADTVASPVASHAVDVELAGWLVERLDGKRLALAHNFPFVRAVVAEEAVKATAAQNALIGAVAFVPGADMPLMTLNQAKMLLQIAAAYGQSLGTERAKELLALVGGAFALRTVARQILGFVPGFGWAIKAGFGYVGTVAMGRAAITYFEHGGDLTGVARTAVAARDAAVKRLKRADAGA
- a CDS encoding TIGR03936 family radical SAM-associated protein, giving the protein MAPGEFRLRVRYQKIGPVRFLSHLEVMRAIERSARRSGLPYAVTKGFSPHMKLAFGPALPVGTAGLAEHYDVWLTTYVPAGEVLRRLRSSTPPDLAASGVAYVGPKEPSLSAAVTLAEYEVAIEGEGVSAEKVGEALDAVTGDRWLEVEHKSKTKVFDLTRTLPNEVSVRPSGSGIVVFLTTRMGQEGSLRPEVLCQTALSRARCDGAVVSVTRTGTFIEGEDGPRRPL
- a CDS encoding TIGR03960 family B12-binding radical SAM protein; the protein is MALRRRVERVLSRVERPARYIDSEWGSVRDRDATHRTVLAYPDTYEIGQSNQALAILYARINAKTGFSAERTYVPWVDMSSEMRGEKIPLFSLESVTPVAEFDIVGITLPYELTYTNILELLDLAGIPLRASDRTDRHPLVVGGGPCAYNPEPLAPFFDAIVIGEGEDVVLDVVRSHRDARDAGLSRQDTLASLARIPGVYVPSLYEVDGEGGLRAADPAPSVVVKRVVSDLGAHSPPVCGIVPFMDVVHDRVGVEVFRGCTRGCRFCQAGMVYRPVRERRADDIVRDVMAGLAHTGYDEVSLTSLSTTDHSQIEEVVRRLTNRLDGTGVSVSLPSLRVDAFSVEMARLVSAGRTSGLTLAPEAGTQRMRDVINKNVTEDELITTITHAFKSGWRRVKLYFMIGLPTETDADIEEIGHLVSRVLACARAEVKPDERGSVRIAVSVSTLVPKAHTPFQWLGQVSLDEVRRRQQVLRSTMPRKGVDLAWHDAEVSFLEGVMARGGRELADAIEAAWRAGARFDAWTERFDLRVWLDAFSSAGVDPEAVAGRSYGAHDALPWDHISCGVSRTYLWRELERAQRGASTEDCTFSVCTGCDVCTGLGVDTVLGGDRRGTG
- the obgE gene encoding GTPase ObgE, giving the protein MFVDEATIHVKSGPGGGGCTSFRREAHVPKGGPDGGDGGNGGDVVVQADATSSSLIDYHYRRHYKAPRGIHGKGSRKHGATGEDLVLPVPLGTIVRDAETGERLGDLVHHGQRVVVARGGRGGRGNIHFVTPTRRAPAFSELGEPAEERTLALEMKLMADAALVGLPNVGKSSLIARLSAARPKVADYPFTTLVPNLGVVRAGEHSFVLADVPGLIEGASEGAGLGHAFLRHIERTALIIHVVDLTGGWEGRDVLEDVAVIDRELASHAEELAERPRVLVGNKLDVPGSAESSEILAAYADECGISYFAVSAATGAGLEALALAVGGLVYELRSEGAEMDGHEAPEAVYTHARRTDRGFEVSRTGAHSFQVRGKGIERMVIMTEIGNEEAVAHLQRRLAKTGVEAALIEAGARDGDEISIAAVTFEFEGTRATDPAQGAIEDDDGGGG
- the rpmA gene encoding 50S ribosomal protein L27 yields the protein MAHKKGLGSTKNGRDSKAKRLGVKRFGGESVSAGSILVRQRGTHFHPGDNVGRGGDDTLFAMSDGVVEFTKGLKRRVHVRPFEG
- a CDS encoding Rne/Rng family ribonuclease; this encodes MAALRREMLISHDSHETRVALLENRALVELYVERPRRSVVGNVYLGKIKDVLPGMQAAFVDIGLEKNAFLYVDEVVAFEGVEAGGRRSIADILAPGEDVMVQVLKDPMGTKGARVTTDITLPGRFTVLMPYSSSVGVSRRLPEAERDRLHAVVIPLVPDGMGAIVRTVAEGVSDKEVAGDLEFLLRLWKRVKHQAEEGLAPEVVYTEMDLALRIVRDVFSAGFERLIVDDKALHAKLVSFIKKSSPELVRAVMLHRERTPLFEAHGVLETVDSALRRTVELPSGGSIAIDRTEALTAIDVNSGRFVGRKSLEDTAYRTNLEAAEEIARQLRLRDIGGIIVIDFIDMEESAHRSAVVARLSAALERDRTRTRVGEMSRLGLVEMTRKNVTEGAFDVITEECPCCGGEGRVLSAATRRIAVERTMREMLEAGRASAYLLGVHPQAHALLVTPGNNIAAALKEQTSKTVVIVPDAECGPLEVRVLIEGSTGQVRRGIKDVFRSA
- the rplU gene encoding 50S ribosomal protein L21, with translation MYAVVSTGGKQLKVVKGAEAVVEKLDAAVGETVTFDVLFVADGDAIVADRDALASALVTAEVVEHFRGDKQIVFKFKKRKGYKRLKGHRQDQTRVVITDVALAGGTKAVPKQPAKAAPKKAVVAETSAEQCEAVKSSGERCGNKPKDGSRYCGVHAKKYDA